From a region of the Mobula birostris isolate sMobBir1 chromosome 28, sMobBir1.hap1, whole genome shotgun sequence genome:
- the LOC140189177 gene encoding histone H2B 1/2-like translates to MNRQRQLTRSAPVPSPQFYPSEHGAVQRDSSDWLYGLKPAKSAPKKGTKKVLSKPAGKAGKKRKRLRKESYSIYIYKVMKQVHPDTGISSKAMSIMNSFVNDIFERIGGEASRLAQYNKRSTITSREIQTAVRLLLPRELAKHAVSEGTKAVTKYTSSSAMIENKTALLRATHNFTKRVVLKFRH, encoded by the exons ATGAACCGGCAGCGGCAACTCACCAGATCAGCGCCAGTTCCCAGTCCGCAGTTTTACCCAAGCGAACACGGGGCAGTCCAGAGAGATAGTTCTGATTGGTTGTAC GGTCTGAAACCTGCGAAATCCGCTCCGAAGAAGGGCACCAAGAAAGTTTTGTCCAAACCAGCAGGCAAGGCAGGGAAGAAGCGCAAGAGGCTGAGGAAGGAGAGTTACTCCATCTACATCTACAAAGTGATGAAGCAGGTTCACCCCGATACTGGCATCTCCTCCAAGGCGATGAGCATCATGAACTCGTTCGTCAACGATATCTTCGAGAGAATCGGGGGCGAGGCTTCCCGCCTGGCCCAGTACAACAAGCGGTCAACCATCACCTCACGGGAGATCCAGACCGCCGTGCGCCTGCTGCTGCCCAGGGAGCTGGCCAAGCACGCCGTGTCCGAAGGGACAAAGGCGGTGACCAAGTACACCAGCTCCAGTGCGATGATCGAAAACAAAacggctcttttaagagccactcacAATTTCACTAAGAGGGTTGTACTAAAATTTAGACACTAA